One segment of Microbacterium arborescens DNA contains the following:
- a CDS encoding FHA domain-containing protein, which yields MRAHGFTIDVATAVFALGGANGGPTGAFAALGVVQVVLGIGIYVWTAFALTAVFRKTGIDPWRAWVPVLNIWELFVLAGMRGWWAAVLAGGAVLVTIITGVVAGLFAGIALNAGFGGDAGSAAGALAAAAIVPALIWLAFLAFALVIHIRMLRALCRGFGLSTGYVVLGALLFPVWASVVGWGSARWLGREAPTEPAPFRSPPPSGTGVPTSPVAASLATPAPAAVPAPPLFAPSQPAPGAPAAGAAPAAPPLSEPISASPWAPPPPPAETGAAASAAPAAPQAWSAPASAAVAAPSAQPAAPVAATPIAADAAPAAEEADLDDHTVLAARRGPQTALRLPNGSTVVLSATAVVLGRNPLAPDEAPDAQIVAVDDVTRTVSKTHALLRHTGTGWTITDLASTNGVFVGPDDVEASGATPVSGVFHLGDAELELTEA from the coding sequence GTGAGGGCACACGGCTTCACGATCGACGTTGCAACGGCGGTCTTCGCGCTCGGCGGCGCGAACGGCGGTCCCACGGGCGCCTTCGCGGCGCTCGGAGTCGTCCAAGTGGTGCTCGGCATCGGCATCTACGTGTGGACGGCGTTCGCGCTGACCGCCGTGTTCCGCAAGACGGGGATCGACCCGTGGCGGGCCTGGGTGCCCGTGCTGAACATCTGGGAGCTCTTCGTCCTGGCCGGCATGCGCGGCTGGTGGGCTGCGGTGCTGGCGGGAGGCGCCGTCCTGGTGACGATCATCACGGGCGTCGTCGCCGGCCTCTTCGCCGGGATCGCCCTGAACGCGGGCTTCGGCGGCGACGCCGGCAGCGCGGCGGGTGCGCTCGCTGCGGCGGCGATCGTCCCCGCGCTCATCTGGCTCGCATTCCTCGCGTTCGCCCTGGTGATCCACATCCGGATGCTGCGCGCCCTGTGTCGCGGATTCGGCCTGAGCACCGGCTACGTCGTGCTGGGCGCGCTGCTGTTCCCCGTGTGGGCGAGCGTCGTCGGGTGGGGCTCGGCGCGGTGGCTCGGCCGCGAGGCGCCGACGGAGCCTGCCCCGTTCCGCTCTCCCCCGCCCAGCGGCACCGGGGTCCCGACCTCGCCTGTCGCGGCGTCGCTCGCGACACCGGCGCCGGCTGCTGTGCCCGCGCCCCCGCTGTTCGCTCCGTCTCAGCCTGCGCCCGGAGCTCCCGCCGCCGGAGCCGCGCCGGCCGCGCCCCCGCTTTCCGAGCCGATCAGCGCGAGCCCCTGGGCACCGCCGCCCCCGCCCGCCGAGACCGGCGCGGCCGCGTCGGCGGCTCCCGCGGCTCCGCAGGCGTGGTCCGCCCCGGCCAGCGCCGCGGTGGCGGCGCCGTCGGCCCAGCCCGCGGCGCCCGTCGCCGCGACCCCGATCGCCGCCGATGCGGCCCCGGCCGCCGAGGAGGCGGATCTCGACGACCACACCGTCCTCGCGGCTCGTCGGGGTCCGCAGACGGCGCTCCGGCTGCCGAACGGATCGACGGTCGTCCTGTCGGCCACCGCTGTCGTCCTCGGCCGCAACCCGCTCGCGCCCGACGAAGCCCCCGACGCCCAGATCGTCGCAGTCGACGACGTCACCCGCACTGTCTCGAAGACCCACGCGCTGCTGCGTCACACCGGCACCGGGTGGACGATCACCGATCTGGCCTCCACCAACGGCGTCTTCGTCGGCCCCGACGACGTCGAGGCGTCCGGGGCCACGCCGGTCTCGGGTGTCTTCCACCTCGGCGACGCCGAGCTCGAGCTCACCGAGGCCTGA
- a CDS encoding PP2C family protein-serine/threonine phosphatase: MTTATPPIDVHVTSGSRTDTGRRRSVNEDALLAEYPVFVVADGMGGHDAGDRASAAVIEVFRPLVGRDDLRPEEVADAVERAHSAVAVVAAGTSRGAGSTLSGVVAVQQGGVRRWLIVNVGDSRVYRLLAERLEQLTIDHSVAQELVDAGQLTRDQMATYEGRNVITRAIGGERSRADFWLIPIVTGERIVVCSDGLTGELSDEALRAGLMMGGSPAQTAESLVAQALAHGGRDNISTIVLDVIAGGISPRLEDTTGGIMNSESVTATVEVATARSRRRRTDHG; encoded by the coding sequence ATGACCACCGCCACACCTCCGATCGACGTCCACGTCACCAGCGGCAGTCGCACCGACACCGGGCGCCGCCGGTCGGTGAACGAGGACGCGCTGCTGGCCGAGTACCCGGTCTTCGTCGTGGCCGACGGGATGGGTGGACACGACGCGGGAGACCGCGCGTCGGCCGCCGTCATCGAGGTCTTCCGGCCGCTCGTGGGCCGCGACGACCTGCGTCCCGAGGAGGTCGCCGACGCCGTCGAGCGAGCTCATTCTGCTGTCGCCGTCGTCGCCGCCGGCACCTCCCGCGGCGCAGGTTCCACCCTGTCGGGGGTGGTTGCGGTCCAGCAGGGCGGCGTGCGGCGCTGGCTCATCGTCAACGTCGGCGACTCACGCGTGTACCGTCTGCTCGCCGAGCGCCTGGAACAGCTGACGATCGACCACTCCGTCGCCCAGGAGCTGGTCGATGCCGGCCAGCTGACGCGCGATCAGATGGCCACCTACGAAGGTCGCAACGTCATCACCCGCGCCATCGGCGGCGAGCGCAGCCGCGCCGATTTCTGGCTCATCCCGATCGTCACCGGAGAGCGCATCGTCGTCTGCTCCGACGGACTGACCGGCGAACTCTCCGACGAGGCGCTCCGCGCGGGCCTGATGATGGGCGGCTCGCCCGCGCAGACGGCCGAATCGCTCGTCGCCCAGGCGCTCGCTCACGGAGGCCGCGACAACATCAGCACGATCGTGCTCGACGTCATCGCCGGCGGCATCAGTCCTCGGCTCGAAGACACCACCGGGGGCATCATGAACAGCGAGTCCGTCACCGCGACGGTCGAGGTCGCCACAGCGCGCTCGCGACGTCGCCGAACGGATCATGGCTGA
- a CDS encoding protein kinase, translated as MAELRRRSRHPLPTPREIDGRRPERMLASGDRAEVHLYRDAAGRDPIAVKVFRDPLDHREREVFTAAAARLVALSTHPSVTTVHSAGTTDEGRPFLVMEYCSRADLAETASRSPMSVPEALRLLVRLCGAVETAHRSGIAHGRVGIENVLTTDYGWPAMIGFDTDALLRRDVSGATTAARAADVHGLAVAATELLTGRPIAETTSALAGADAVPAELETLVLATLEATAAGDGPSAAEFGLALQRIEADRHLPITHLDVREPDAAATAEVPAPDEDERTVLSTRHTAPDDDHTVLSTRHTAPDDDHTVLSTRHSAPDDDHTVLSTRHSAPDDDHTVLSTRHSAPDDDHTVLSTRHSAPDDDHTRLAARSLPVADEAPTPSERPAIGPDVEPTAFVRRQRRDDLVRGRVDTARQAIGPDVDGERYRVRDTPALAEVSRVRVDAPVRQPMTTVAPRRRGRGAVIAVIGVGAIVLGAAATAIVMIIGGGA; from the coding sequence ATGGCTGAGCTGCGCCGCAGGTCGCGGCATCCGTTGCCGACTCCGCGTGAGATCGACGGCCGTCGTCCCGAGCGGATGCTGGCGTCCGGCGATCGGGCCGAGGTGCACCTGTACCGGGATGCCGCCGGCCGTGATCCGATCGCGGTCAAGGTGTTCCGCGATCCGCTGGACCACCGGGAGCGCGAGGTGTTCACCGCCGCAGCAGCGCGACTGGTCGCCCTCTCGACGCACCCCAGCGTGACGACGGTCCACTCCGCCGGGACGACGGACGAGGGCCGTCCGTTTCTCGTGATGGAGTACTGCTCACGCGCCGACCTCGCCGAAACGGCGTCCCGTTCGCCGATGAGCGTGCCCGAGGCACTGCGGCTGCTGGTCCGCTTGTGCGGCGCCGTCGAGACCGCCCACCGCAGCGGCATCGCCCACGGCCGAGTCGGCATCGAGAACGTCCTGACGACCGACTACGGCTGGCCGGCGATGATCGGCTTCGACACCGACGCCCTGCTTCGCCGCGACGTGTCCGGTGCGACAACTGCGGCACGAGCGGCGGATGTCCACGGCCTGGCCGTAGCGGCGACCGAGCTGCTGACGGGACGCCCGATCGCCGAGACGACGTCGGCTCTCGCCGGTGCGGATGCCGTGCCCGCGGAGTTGGAGACGCTCGTGCTCGCCACCCTCGAGGCCACCGCGGCGGGCGATGGGCCGTCAGCCGCGGAGTTCGGCCTCGCCCTCCAGCGCATCGAGGCCGATCGGCACCTCCCCATCACGCACCTCGACGTCCGGGAACCGGATGCCGCCGCGACGGCGGAAGTTCCGGCGCCGGACGAGGACGAGCGCACGGTCCTGTCGACCCGCCACACCGCACCCGACGACGACCACACCGTCCTCTCGACCCGCCACACCGCACCCGACGACGACCACACCGTCCTCTCGACCCGCCACAGCGCACCCGACGACGACCACACCGTCCTCTCGACCCGCCACAGCGCACCCGACGACGACCACACCGTCCTCTCGACCCGCCACAGCGCACCCGACGACGACCACACCGTCCTCTCGACCCGCCACAGCGCACCCGACGACGACCACACCCGTCTGGCGGCACGGTCGCTTCCCGTCGCGGACGAGGCCCCGACACCGTCGGAGCGTCCCGCGATCGGCCCCGACGTCGAGCCGACCGCCTTCGTGCGGCGGCAGCGACGTGACGACCTGGTACGGGGGCGGGTCGACACGGCACGGCAGGCGATCGGTCCCGACGTCGACGGCGAGCGCTATCGGGTGCGCGACACGCCTGCACTCGCCGAGGTCTCGCGCGTCCGCGTCGATGCGCCGGTCAGACAGCCCATGACGACGGTCGCGCCGCGACGGCGCGGCAGGGGCGCAGTCATCGCGGTCATCGGCGTCGGGGCGATCGTCCTCGGGGCCGCCGCGACGGCCATCGTGATGATCATCGGAGGAGGAGCATGA
- the hrpA gene encoding ATP-dependent RNA helicase HrpA, giving the protein MSSPAPVITFPPELPVSAARDEIARAIRDHQVVIVAGATGSGKTTQLPKICLELGRTSIAHTQPRRIAARTVAERIAAEMEVPLGGAVGYKVRFTDQVSADTRVALVTDGILLNEIHRDRMLRRYDTIIIDEAHERSLNIDFLLGYLRRILPRRPDLKVIVTSATIDPESFAAHFADAQGAPAPIIEVSGRTYPVEVRYRPHDDAGDDESATDDVDGLVAALRELDREPDGDVLVFLPGEAEIRDAMDAVRSAYARDARPTEVLPLYGRLSAAEQHRVFEPSRVAGVRRRVILATNVAETSLTVPGIRYVIDAGTARISRYSNRSKIQRLPIEAVSQASAQQRAGRAGRTSPGIAVRLYAEDDFTSRPEFTEPEILRTSLASVVLQMLALGFGDIADFPFLTPPDSRGVKAAFDLLVELRAVRRDDKGAWRLTETGREISRLPIDPRFARMLVEARALDVTRDVLAIVAGMSIQDVRERPEERREEADRLHARFTDPTSDFLTLLNLWNHLQDQQRELGSSAFRRACRAEYLNYVRVREWFDVHRQLSTLARGDRDRRRRESDERPVVAGAAHPDRVHRAILAGLLSQIGVLDTRSTSNARATGGRGGGSKPQRPRAEYRGARGAKFAIFPGSGLRKASPDAVMAAELVETSRLYARTVAAIDPAWAEELAGDLAHRSMSDPHWSKDAGAAVAAEKVTLFGVEIVPRRRVQLAGRDRELARELFLRHALVEGDWNSTHLDKRLTAFERRNLELRRRLEKIEERERRRDILVGDEAVFAFYDARIPRDVFDVRSFEAWWRDATARTPRLLDMTESDLAGDASGSDERAFPARWRQGDQVLSLAYRFEPGASDDGVSVVVPLALLASLRPDGFDWQVPGLRDELIAGLLRALPKAIRRHVVPAADWASRFAEELAADGPESRDGLPARTLREALAARIQRVANQPVTSADFDLERVPAHLSMSFRAVDERGRPLGSSRDLAELQQRLANRSRASVARSLAKAAPRPGSQPAAAAPAAALGAASGSDQRAGIAEQSGLTDWTFGDLPELVDTRVAGGVVRGYPALVDEGTAVTLRIEATPDRAERLTRAGVRRLVLLSVPSPATYVLDHLTASEKLALAASPYPSAKALIEDARVAVADAVIDRTAASVRTPAQFQAVRDAFSAAVVDELFQTVSLSARILTLQRDVERAIRKENSMVLLAALGDVKQQLAGLVFPGFLSQTGTARLAHLPRYLQGALERVTSLSDNPGRDRQRLTEFERAATLYTEAGGTIPPAHDAPPNLRHARWLLEEYRVSLFAQRLGTAEPVSIQRITKMLAGKG; this is encoded by the coding sequence GTGTCTTCGCCCGCCCCTGTGATCACGTTCCCACCCGAGCTGCCCGTCAGCGCGGCCCGGGACGAGATCGCGCGCGCCATCCGCGACCACCAGGTCGTCATCGTCGCGGGGGCCACCGGCTCGGGTAAGACGACCCAGCTGCCGAAGATCTGCCTCGAACTCGGACGCACGAGCATCGCGCACACGCAGCCGCGTCGGATCGCCGCACGGACGGTCGCGGAGCGCATCGCCGCCGAGATGGAAGTCCCGCTCGGCGGGGCTGTCGGCTACAAGGTGCGGTTCACCGACCAGGTATCCGCCGACACCCGGGTGGCGCTGGTCACCGACGGCATCCTCCTCAACGAGATCCACCGCGACCGGATGCTGCGCCGGTACGACACGATCATCATCGACGAGGCGCACGAGCGATCGTTGAACATCGACTTCCTGCTCGGGTATCTGCGCCGCATCCTCCCCCGTCGGCCCGACCTGAAGGTCATCGTGACCTCGGCGACGATCGACCCCGAGAGCTTCGCCGCGCATTTCGCCGACGCTCAGGGCGCGCCCGCGCCCATCATCGAGGTCTCGGGTCGCACCTATCCCGTCGAGGTGCGCTACCGCCCCCATGACGACGCCGGCGATGACGAGTCCGCTACGGATGATGTCGACGGCCTGGTCGCGGCGCTGCGCGAGCTCGACCGTGAGCCCGACGGCGACGTCCTCGTCTTCCTCCCCGGTGAGGCGGAGATCCGCGACGCGATGGATGCCGTGCGCTCCGCCTACGCGAGAGACGCGCGTCCGACCGAAGTGCTGCCCCTGTATGGTCGCCTCTCGGCTGCCGAGCAGCACCGCGTCTTCGAGCCCTCACGGGTCGCCGGTGTGCGGCGCCGCGTGATCCTCGCCACCAACGTCGCCGAGACGAGTCTCACCGTGCCCGGCATCCGGTACGTCATCGACGCCGGGACGGCACGGATCTCGCGCTACAGCAATCGCTCGAAGATCCAGCGCCTGCCCATTGAGGCCGTGTCGCAGGCATCCGCCCAGCAACGAGCCGGCCGTGCGGGCCGAACCTCCCCCGGTATCGCCGTTCGGCTCTACGCCGAGGACGACTTCACCTCGCGCCCCGAGTTCACCGAGCCGGAGATCCTGCGCACCTCGCTCGCATCGGTGGTGCTGCAGATGCTCGCGCTCGGGTTCGGCGACATCGCCGACTTCCCGTTCCTCACCCCGCCGGACTCGCGTGGCGTGAAGGCCGCGTTCGACCTGCTCGTGGAACTGCGCGCGGTGCGCCGCGACGACAAGGGCGCCTGGCGCCTGACGGAGACCGGCCGTGAGATCTCGCGCCTGCCGATCGACCCGCGATTCGCCCGCATGCTCGTCGAGGCTCGCGCACTCGACGTGACCCGCGACGTGCTTGCGATCGTGGCCGGCATGTCGATCCAGGACGTACGTGAGCGCCCGGAGGAACGGCGCGAGGAAGCCGACCGGCTGCACGCCCGCTTCACCGATCCGACGAGCGACTTCCTGACGCTGCTGAACCTGTGGAACCACCTGCAGGACCAACAGCGCGAACTCGGCTCCAGCGCGTTCCGCCGCGCGTGCCGCGCCGAGTACCTGAACTACGTCCGGGTGCGCGAGTGGTTCGACGTCCACCGTCAGCTCAGCACGCTGGCTCGCGGAGACCGCGACCGTCGCCGTCGCGAGAGCGACGAACGCCCCGTCGTCGCGGGGGCCGCGCATCCCGACCGCGTGCACCGTGCAATCCTGGCGGGCCTCCTGTCGCAGATCGGCGTCCTCGACACCCGGAGCACCTCGAACGCGCGTGCCACGGGTGGTCGGGGCGGTGGGAGCAAGCCGCAGCGCCCCCGCGCCGAGTACCGCGGCGCTCGGGGCGCGAAGTTCGCGATCTTCCCCGGCTCGGGTCTGCGTAAAGCGTCGCCGGACGCCGTGATGGCCGCCGAGCTCGTCGAGACCTCGCGTCTGTACGCCCGCACGGTGGCGGCGATCGACCCGGCGTGGGCCGAGGAGCTCGCCGGAGACCTGGCGCACCGGTCGATGAGCGACCCGCACTGGTCGAAGGATGCCGGCGCCGCGGTCGCCGCCGAGAAGGTCACCCTCTTCGGCGTCGAGATCGTCCCCCGCCGGCGCGTGCAGCTGGCCGGGCGTGACCGCGAGCTCGCCCGCGAGCTGTTCCTGCGGCACGCGCTCGTCGAGGGCGACTGGAACTCCACGCACCTCGACAAGCGGCTCACCGCCTTCGAGCGGCGCAACCTCGAGCTGAGGCGACGCCTCGAGAAGATCGAGGAACGCGAACGGCGTCGCGACATCCTGGTCGGCGACGAAGCGGTGTTCGCGTTCTACGACGCCCGCATCCCCCGCGACGTGTTCGACGTCCGCTCGTTCGAAGCCTGGTGGCGCGACGCCACGGCCCGCACGCCGCGCCTGCTCGACATGACCGAGAGCGACCTCGCCGGTGATGCATCCGGTAGTGACGAGCGCGCCTTCCCGGCGCGCTGGCGCCAGGGCGATCAGGTGCTTTCACTCGCCTACCGCTTCGAGCCCGGCGCCTCGGACGACGGCGTCAGCGTGGTCGTCCCGCTCGCACTCCTCGCCTCGCTCCGACCCGACGGGTTCGACTGGCAGGTGCCGGGTCTGCGCGACGAGCTGATCGCCGGGCTTCTTCGCGCGCTGCCCAAGGCCATCCGGCGGCACGTCGTACCCGCGGCCGACTGGGCGTCGCGCTTCGCCGAAGAGCTGGCCGCAGACGGACCCGAGTCGCGAGACGGGCTGCCCGCACGCACCCTGCGCGAAGCGCTCGCCGCCCGCATCCAACGCGTCGCGAATCAGCCGGTCACGTCGGCCGACTTCGATCTCGAGCGCGTGCCCGCGCACCTGTCGATGTCGTTCCGCGCCGTCGACGAGCGCGGGCGTCCGCTCGGCTCGTCTCGCGACCTGGCCGAGCTGCAGCAGCGGCTCGCGAACCGCAGCCGGGCGTCGGTGGCTCGCTCGCTCGCGAAGGCCGCCCCGCGCCCCGGCTCGCAACCCGCCGCAGCGGCGCCGGCCGCCGCGCTCGGCGCCGCATCCGGCAGTGACCAGCGAGCCGGAATCGCCGAGCAGAGCGGCCTGACCGACTGGACGTTCGGCGACCTCCCCGAGCTCGTCGACACGAGGGTCGCCGGCGGCGTCGTGCGGGGCTACCCCGCCCTCGTCGATGAGGGAACGGCCGTCACCCTGCGAATCGAGGCGACCCCCGATCGAGCGGAGCGCCTGACCCGCGCAGGCGTCCGGCGGCTCGTGCTGCTGTCGGTCCCGTCTCCGGCGACGTACGTGCTCGACCACCTCACCGCGTCCGAGAAGCTCGCGCTCGCGGCCTCTCCCTACCCGTCGGCGAAGGCGCTCATCGAGGACGCGCGCGTCGCCGTCGCGGACGCGGTCATCGACCGCACGGCGGCATCCGTCCGCACGCCGGCGCAGTTCCAGGCGGTGCGGGATGCGTTCTCGGCGGCTGTCGTCGACGAGCTGTTCCAGACCGTCTCGCTGAGCGCACGCATCCTGACCCTTCAGCGCGACGTCGAGCGGGCGATCCGCAAAGAGAACTCGATGGTGCTGCTCGCCGCCCTCGGCGATGTGAAGCAGCAGCTGGCCGGCCTGGTCTTCCCCGGATTCCTCTCGCAGACCGGTACCGCGCGGCTCGCGCATCTGCCCCGATACCTCCAGGGCGCGCTCGAGCGGGTGACCTCGCTGAGCGACAACCCCGGCCGCGATCGGCAGCGTCTCACCGAGTTCGAGCGCGCCGCGACGCTCTACACCGAAGCCGGCGGCACGATCCCCCCTGCCCACGATGCTCCCCCGAACCTGCGGCACGCGCGGTGGCTTCTGGAGGAGTACCGGGTCAGCCTCTTCGCGCAGCGTCTCGGCACGGCCGAGCCCGTGTCGATCCAGCGCATCACCAAGATGCTCGCCGGCAAGGGCTGA
- a CDS encoding quinone oxidoreductase family protein, producing MAHAVTYSEFGGPEVLTLSEIEVPAPGPGQVRVRVTAAGVNPIDHKLRAGLRPSATISKPRRIGNDGAGVVTEVGADVDGFRVGDEVVVFGASGVYATEIVVTPDKLTPLPAGVSPAVGAALGIPVATAYQSLRSLDVGPADTLLLHAGSGSVGQAAIQFARLRGASVIATASEARADRVRELGATPVGYGDGLADRVRAAAPQGVTVALDCAGTDEALEVSLDLVADRSRIATIVRGADAAGLGIRAFSGGSPEPLTEQQVAWRAEAIPVVAALLAAGAFRVELGPELPLAEAAEAHRLVAAHTPGKITLLP from the coding sequence ATGGCCCACGCAGTGACGTACTCCGAATTCGGCGGACCCGAGGTCCTCACCCTCAGCGAGATCGAGGTCCCCGCACCGGGCCCGGGTCAGGTGCGCGTGCGCGTGACCGCGGCCGGGGTCAACCCGATCGATCACAAGCTGCGCGCGGGTCTGCGGCCCTCCGCCACCATCTCGAAGCCCCGGCGCATCGGCAACGATGGCGCAGGCGTGGTCACCGAGGTCGGCGCGGATGTCGACGGCTTCCGTGTCGGCGACGAGGTCGTCGTGTTCGGGGCGAGCGGTGTCTATGCGACCGAGATCGTCGTCACGCCCGACAAGCTCACGCCTCTCCCCGCCGGCGTCTCCCCTGCGGTCGGCGCGGCCCTGGGCATCCCGGTCGCGACGGCGTATCAGTCGCTCCGATCGCTCGACGTCGGCCCGGCCGACACCCTGCTGCTGCACGCCGGCAGTGGATCGGTCGGTCAAGCGGCCATCCAGTTCGCCCGGCTTCGAGGTGCATCCGTCATCGCCACCGCGAGCGAGGCCCGGGCCGATCGCGTGCGCGAGCTCGGCGCCACACCCGTCGGGTACGGCGACGGACTCGCCGACCGTGTCCGGGCCGCTGCACCGCAAGGCGTGACGGTGGCGCTCGACTGCGCGGGCACCGACGAAGCGCTGGAGGTCTCGCTCGACCTGGTCGCCGACCGTTCCCGCATCGCCACGATCGTGCGGGGAGCCGATGCCGCGGGCCTCGGCATCCGCGCGTTCTCGGGCGGAAGCCCCGAGCCGCTCACCGAACAGCAGGTTGCCTGGCGTGCCGAGGCGATCCCCGTGGTCGCGGCGCTGCTCGCCGCCGGCGCCTTCCGCGTCGAGCTCGGACCCGAGCTGCCCCTCGCCGAGGCAGCGGAGGCGCACCGGCTGGTCGCTGCCCACACCCCCGGCAAGATCACGCTCCTGCCCTGA
- the mmsB gene encoding multiple monosaccharide ABC transporter permease, which yields MSQNNAPETAAGGGLNPTENRFTRWLGHILADLGKNGIFIALIAVVALFAILTNGILLRPQNLSNLVVQNGYILVLAIGMVMIIIAGHIDLSVGSVAAFIGAVSGVFAVKMGMPWWLAIVLSLLIGALVGAWQGFWVAYVGIPAFIVTLAGMLIFRGLALVVLGNANIGSFPTEYRALGNGFLAGIFGESDPDLFTLLIGALGIVALVVQQWRTRAGRQKYSQDVEPLVWFIAKLALIAVVIGWFTWALASYKGIPVTLIVLAVLVLVYGIVMNRTVFGRHIYAIGGNRHAAELSGIKTRRADFWLFVNMGVLAALAGLIFTARLNLAGPKAGDGFELEAISAAFIGGAAVQGGVGTIGGAIIGGLIIGVLNNGMSIMGIGIEWQQAVKGLVLLLAVAFDVYNKRRSGN from the coding sequence ATGTCTCAGAACAACGCCCCTGAAACCGCCGCCGGCGGCGGGCTCAACCCGACCGAGAACCGCTTCACGCGCTGGCTCGGACACATCCTCGCCGACCTCGGCAAGAACGGCATCTTCATCGCGCTGATCGCGGTGGTCGCCCTCTTCGCCATCCTCACCAACGGCATCCTGCTGCGTCCGCAGAACCTGTCGAACCTGGTCGTGCAGAACGGCTACATCCTCGTGCTGGCGATCGGCATGGTGATGATCATCATCGCCGGCCACATCGACCTCTCCGTCGGATCGGTCGCCGCCTTCATCGGCGCCGTGTCGGGCGTGTTCGCGGTCAAGATGGGGATGCCGTGGTGGCTCGCCATCGTCCTCTCCCTGCTGATCGGCGCGCTGGTGGGAGCCTGGCAGGGTTTCTGGGTCGCCTACGTGGGCATACCCGCGTTCATCGTGACGCTCGCGGGCATGCTCATCTTCCGCGGCCTCGCCCTCGTCGTGCTCGGCAACGCGAACATCGGCTCGTTCCCCACCGAGTACCGTGCCCTCGGCAACGGCTTCTTGGCGGGCATCTTCGGTGAATCCGATCCAGACCTCTTCACGCTTCTGATCGGCGCGCTGGGTATCGTCGCCCTGGTCGTGCAGCAGTGGCGCACCCGCGCCGGACGCCAGAAGTACTCGCAAGACGTCGAGCCGCTCGTCTGGTTCATCGCGAAGCTCGCCCTGATCGCCGTCGTGATCGGCTGGTTCACGTGGGCGCTGGCCTCCTACAAGGGCATTCCGGTGACCCTGATCGTGCTGGCGGTGCTGGTGCTGGTCTACGGCATCGTCATGAACCGCACCGTGTTCGGTCGTCACATCTACGCGATCGGCGGAAACCGCCACGCGGCCGAGCTCTCGGGCATCAAGACCCGTCGCGCCGACTTCTGGCTCTTCGTCAACATGGGGGTGCTCGCGGCCCTCGCCGGTCTCATCTTCACCGCGCGACTCAACCTCGCAGGTCCCAAGGCCGGTGACGGCTTCGAACTCGAGGCGATCTCGGCGGCGTTCATCGGCGGGGCGGCCGTGCAGGGTGGTGTCGGCACCATCGGCGGCGCGATCATCGGTGGTCTGATCATCGGTGTGCTCAACAACGGCATGTCGATCATGGGCATCGGCATCGAGTGGCAGCAGGCCGTGAAGGGTCTCGTGCTGCTGCTCGCCGTCGCCTTCGACGTCTACAACAAGCGGCGCTCGGGCAACTGA